The following are encoded together in the Streptomyces rapamycinicus NRRL 5491 genome:
- a CDS encoding MFS transporter — protein sequence MRWTIVGLSALGLSIAYLDRAALSVAMPFMADDFKISPAVEGVLLSAFFWTYALFQIPSGWLLDRFGPRVIYPIAVGWWSIWTTATTLATGVGSVIAFRLGLGIGEAPVQPANVKVVSQWFPRKERAFASSLFDMGQQIGTALSVPIVTALTLAAGWRMSFVVIGLAGLLWIVGWVTVYRPPEKHPRVSATELAHIRSDKGDMVATEATDATVSWRPLLRDNQVWALTTGYVFRSLAGTFFLTWYPSYLLDDRGFTEAEFGMVGAIPPIIAIGSTVLGGIVSDRMLAAGRSPGAARKVPIVAGLGLSACIGCAPFIESNLVLMIVLTVSSAAHSFAGAAILSLPAEVAPSPQSVGTVAGFQNFGSQIGSLISPIAIGLFLTSSNGSYVGPLLGAATSCLVSASIYLFWVRVKPIAAPDDGLATPAAPDERTTS from the coding sequence ATGCGCTGGACGATAGTCGGCCTTTCGGCCCTGGGGCTTTCGATCGCCTACCTGGACCGCGCCGCGCTAAGCGTGGCGATGCCGTTCATGGCGGACGATTTCAAGATCAGCCCTGCGGTTGAGGGCGTCCTCCTCTCCGCCTTCTTCTGGACCTACGCGCTGTTCCAGATTCCGTCCGGTTGGCTGCTCGACCGGTTCGGCCCCCGTGTGATCTATCCGATCGCGGTCGGATGGTGGTCGATCTGGACGACAGCGACAACACTCGCCACCGGCGTCGGCTCGGTCATCGCGTTCCGTCTAGGCCTCGGTATCGGTGAAGCGCCGGTACAGCCAGCGAACGTCAAGGTTGTCTCGCAGTGGTTTCCACGCAAAGAGCGCGCGTTCGCGTCGAGCCTGTTCGACATGGGCCAGCAGATCGGTACGGCGCTTTCTGTTCCCATCGTGACGGCACTGACTCTCGCCGCCGGATGGCGCATGTCCTTCGTAGTCATCGGTCTCGCGGGACTGCTGTGGATCGTGGGATGGGTCACGGTCTATCGCCCCCCGGAGAAGCATCCGAGGGTTTCCGCCACGGAACTGGCGCACATTCGCTCCGACAAAGGCGACATGGTGGCCACAGAGGCCACTGACGCCACGGTGTCATGGCGGCCGCTGCTCCGCGATAACCAGGTCTGGGCGCTGACCACCGGGTACGTCTTCCGCTCGCTTGCTGGAACGTTCTTCCTCACCTGGTATCCCAGCTACCTGCTCGATGACCGCGGATTCACCGAGGCGGAGTTCGGCATGGTGGGGGCGATTCCGCCGATCATCGCGATCGGATCCACCGTGCTCGGCGGAATCGTATCGGACCGGATGCTGGCGGCCGGGCGGTCGCCAGGCGCCGCCCGGAAGGTCCCGATCGTCGCCGGACTCGGCCTGAGCGCCTGCATCGGATGCGCGCCGTTCATCGAGAGCAACCTGGTGCTGATGATCGTGCTCACCGTCAGCAGCGCGGCCCACTCCTTCGCCGGCGCGGCGATCCTCAGCCTCCCGGCGGAGGTCGCGCCCTCTCCACAGAGCGTGGGTACCGTCGCCGGCTTCCAGAATTTCGGCTCCCAGATCGGAAGCCTGATCAGTCCCATCGCCATCGGCCTGTTCCTCACCTCCAGCAACGGCTCTTACGTCGGACCGCTGCTGGGGGCGGCCACGAGCTGTCTGGTGAGCGCCTCGATCTACCTGTTCTGGGTGCGCGTCAAGCCGATCGCCGCACCTGACGACGGACTGGCGACGCCCGCCGCACCCGATGAAAGGACCACCTCGTGA
- a CDS encoding GntR family transcriptional regulator has protein sequence MPPTSPGELPSRTAHVLEIIKAAILNGRFKPGSPLVENELAGEFKVSKTPVREALKTLESTGLVVIRPYAGATVRRLSGKDAIAIYDMRLLLEPEAVRRSIQAGADFSAAKQSLDCAALAADASERSTANRDFHRGLYADCGNPLLVHTLDGLRDQTALVSASSWSRIASWEQEAQEHADILERAVDGDPDGAAGLVHRHIQGFIDRQIRRDSPAR, from the coding sequence ATGCCGCCCACCAGTCCCGGCGAGTTGCCCTCGCGGACCGCCCACGTGCTGGAGATCATCAAGGCGGCGATTCTCAACGGTCGGTTCAAGCCGGGGAGCCCGCTGGTGGAGAACGAGCTCGCCGGCGAGTTCAAGGTCTCCAAGACGCCGGTGCGTGAGGCGCTGAAGACACTGGAGAGCACAGGGCTCGTCGTCATCCGCCCGTACGCGGGAGCGACCGTGCGCCGGCTGAGCGGTAAGGATGCGATCGCGATCTACGACATGCGCCTGCTACTGGAGCCGGAGGCGGTGCGACGCAGTATCCAGGCGGGTGCGGATTTCTCCGCCGCCAAGCAGTCGCTGGACTGTGCGGCACTCGCGGCGGATGCCTCCGAGCGCAGCACGGCGAACCGGGACTTCCACCGCGGCCTGTATGCCGACTGCGGGAACCCGTTGCTGGTCCACACACTCGACGGCCTGCGGGACCAGACCGCTCTCGTTTCGGCGTCGTCGTGGTCCCGTATCGCGTCCTGGGAGCAGGAAGCCCAGGAGCACGCCGACATCCTGGAGCGGGCGGTGGACGGCGATCCAGATGGCGCGGCGGGACTTGTCCACCGCCACATCCAAGGCTTCATCGACCGTCAGATCAGAAGGGATTCACCTGCGCGATAA